The nucleotide sequence TATTGAACAGTTATCAGCAATTAACCAACACTTACAcacatattttgaaacaaatttctatactaataaaatgtttcaatacTTGAATACATAAAGTTAATATTAAACATAGCGAGACATATGTAAGGAGAATTGTACTATTAggtattttatatctatttttactAGGCATTAATATCAAAGCTTGTTAATCTGCTCTTTGCTTTTTTCACCACTCGAAACGTTATGCCGATCCAATCAGAATAGTGTAGATAGAAATAGAGAGTAGTATACGtatgttttttctctttttatcaGCAGCTCGGGCTCACTTGTACAAGCTCCCAAACCTCGCCCTCTCTTTCTTTCTCTCTTTTATATTAACCCTATGAATGGAACATGgagtaaattttcaatatttaaataattgctTGAATAAATGTTCTTTGTTTGATCTAAAAATAAAGagttttttaatagaaataattctttatatgatattcattaaaaaacaaatatttccttTGTATGTCTTTGTGAGacagatttttgaaattggtgaaattatgtaataataaaagtaatagcTTGACTTTAATATTATGAATCGTGCCAAGAAAGTCTTGATTGTTTAGCTAGAATTCCCGCAGCTGATGTAACTAATCGTGTCGACACCTGTTTTCATTTATGTTAAGTGGTATACATATGGAagaatcacaaaaaattttgaggttggACTAGTTGGCCAAGTTGTATATATTTGTAAAgagaaattatataaacatttGAATAAACGAATTAAGCAGTAAGTTAGTTACCTAATTACTTTCTacacttcaattattttttgacaaatcaGATTATTTACAAGTTACTATGGGTACACTTCAGTGTTAAAATTCTTGTCAACAAACCacatattttcatcatatttggatacaatggaataaaattatctgttttaatataatgttcaacatatttaaattattaaaggaATATTGGATGTACAGGTTATTGAAAGACATACAAGGTGTAATAAGATGTCCAATCCCTAAACTGTAGAAGCTACAAACAGGTTATAAAGTTTACATTTGGTTTTTGatgtgtttaaaaattatttctctacCTAAGAATtaaagtttttgaatatttttttgattattttaatataaacagctgaaaaatattctttctaaATTAGAACCTGATTTCCCAGCCATCATATCGTAATACAGacaactattttgtttattattaaaattggatgaaaaatattttgaggaatCTATAGGactttataaatgaaatacccTGTTGATACctaaatatgtattaaaaaatgtaCCACATGTGAAgcatgttattttttttttatggttttcaGATGACTTTGGAAGTTGTTCCTATCCACAAACATCCGGAATACCTCTTAGATTGTtgtaatattataaatcaagAGTGGAAAAGATCTAAAACAGCTCGGTTACACAGTTTAGAACAATCTTGTGACCATTTACCAACatcattgattttattaaaggaTAAAACTGTGATTGGCCATCTCAAATTATCAGTAATACCAAATATTAAGACAGCATGCTTCGTAGAGTCTGTAGTTGTAGAAATGAATCACAGGAACAAAGGATATGGATCAATGTTAATGAGGGAAGCTGAGAATTTTTGTAGGGGTCTTGGTTTAAACGCAGTTTATTTATCCACTAAAGGACAAGAAgagttttatgtaaaattagGGTACAAAATTTGCGCCCCCGTTTCGATATATGggaattttgtttcaaaaaatatggatACAGTGAATATTGTGTTGAAACCTTTCAAATTATCTGATGAAGCAAACGAAAACACAACAAAAGGAGTATACCCACCAACACCGCCTCCTCCTCCTCCTCTCGTAAAAATTGTATCGTCCAAGAAGATTTTTATGAAGAAGATTCTA is from Diorhabda carinulata isolate Delta chromosome 1, icDioCari1.1, whole genome shotgun sequence and encodes:
- the LOC130896544 gene encoding N-alpha-acetyltransferase 80, coding for MTLEVVPIHKHPEYLLDCCNIINQEWKRSKTARLHSLEQSCDHLPTSLILLKDKTVIGHLKLSVIPNIKTACFVESVVVEMNHRNKGYGSMLMREAENFCRGLGLNAVYLSTKGQEEFYVKLGYKICAPVSIYGNFVSKNMDTVNIVLKPFKLSDEANENTTKGVYPPTPPPPPPLVKIVSSKKIFMKKIL